A genome region from Thermoanaerobacterium xylanolyticum LX-11 includes the following:
- the hcp gene encoding hydroxylamine reductase — protein sequence MGMFCYQCQEASKGVGCTLRGVCGKTDDTARLQDLLIYTLKGIAIVNQEARKLGLNSESTDSFIIDGLFSTITNVNFDKNYFAGKIKEGLNLRESIKSQLSANGVQLNGLHDAATWTKDESEFDEKALSVGVLATENEDIRSLRELITYGIKGMAAYAFHAANLGFKDPNISEFIEKALVATLDDSLGANDYVSLALEAGKYGVDVMALLDKANTSTYGNPEITKVNIGVRNNPGILISGHDLKDLEELLEQTEGTGVDVYTHGEMLPAHYYPAFKKYSHFAGNYGNAWWQQDKEFESFNGPILMTTNCLTPPKDSYKDRLYTTGVVGFEGVKHIDAGPDGKKDFTEIIEHAKRCKPPVEIESGEIVGGFAHNQVLALANQVVDAVKTGAIKRFFVMAGCDGRMKSREYYTEFAKELPKDTVILTAGCAKYRYNKLNLGDINGIPRVLDAGQCNDSYSLAVIALKLKEVFGLEDINELPISFNIAWYEQKAVIVLLALLYLGVKNIHLGPTLPAFLSPNVAKVLVENFGIGGITNVEDDIKMFMGN from the coding sequence ATGGGAATGTTTTGTTACCAATGTCAAGAAGCTTCAAAAGGCGTTGGCTGCACATTAAGAGGTGTGTGCGGCAAAACTGATGACACAGCAAGACTTCAGGATTTGCTCATATACACATTAAAGGGGATAGCAATAGTAAATCAAGAAGCCAGAAAACTTGGCTTAAACAGTGAAAGCACAGATTCATTCATCATCGACGGATTATTTTCAACAATAACAAATGTCAATTTTGATAAAAATTATTTTGCAGGAAAGATTAAAGAAGGCTTAAATTTAAGAGAGTCCATAAAAAGCCAATTAAGCGCAAATGGAGTACAGTTAAACGGATTGCATGATGCGGCTACATGGACAAAAGATGAAAGCGAATTTGATGAGAAGGCTTTATCAGTTGGTGTTCTTGCTACTGAAAATGAAGACATAAGATCATTAAGGGAACTTATAACTTACGGCATAAAGGGTATGGCTGCTTACGCATTCCATGCTGCAAACCTTGGCTTTAAAGATCCTAATATATCTGAGTTCATCGAAAAAGCATTAGTTGCTACATTAGATGACAGCTTAGGTGCGAATGACTATGTGTCACTGGCATTAGAGGCTGGTAAATACGGCGTTGATGTGATGGCACTTTTGGACAAAGCAAATACATCCACATATGGCAATCCTGAGATCACAAAGGTAAATATAGGCGTAAGAAACAATCCTGGTATCTTAATTAGCGGACATGACTTAAAAGATTTGGAAGAGCTACTGGAGCAGACAGAAGGAACAGGCGTTGATGTATATACACACGGTGAAATGCTTCCTGCCCACTACTATCCAGCATTTAAGAAGTATTCACACTTTGCAGGCAACTACGGCAATGCATGGTGGCAGCAGGATAAAGAATTTGAAAGCTTTAACGGTCCAATACTCATGACAACAAACTGCTTGACGCCTCCAAAGGATTCTTATAAAGATAGACTTTACACGACAGGCGTCGTTGGATTTGAAGGTGTAAAGCATATTGATGCTGGCCCAGATGGAAAAAAAGACTTTACAGAGATAATAGAGCATGCAAAGAGATGCAAACCGCCAGTTGAAATTGAGAGTGGAGAGATAGTAGGAGGATTTGCTCACAACCAAGTATTGGCTTTGGCTAATCAAGTAGTTGATGCAGTAAAGACTGGAGCTATAAAGAGGTTCTTTGTAATGGCAGGCTGCGACGGCAGGATGAAGTCAAGAGAATACTACACAGAATTTGCAAAAGAACTTCCAAAAGATACGGTCATATTGACGGCAGGATGTGCAAAGTACAGATACAATAAATTAAATCTTGGCGATATAAACGGCATACCGAGAGTGCTTGATGCAGGACAGTGCAATGACTCGTATTCATTGGCAGTGATTGCGCTTAAGCTTAAAGAAGTATTTGGACTTGAAGATATAAATGAGCTTCCAATATCATTTAATATAGCATGGTATGAGCAAAAAGCTGTAATAGTATTACTTGCGCTTCTGTACTTGGGGGTAAAGAATATTCACTTAGGACCGACACTTCCAGCATTCTTATCGCCAAACGTTGCAAAAGTTTTAGTTGAAAACTTCGGCATTGGCGGCATAACAAACGTGGAAGACGACATAAAGATGTTTATGGGGAATTAA
- the adhE gene encoding bifunctional acetaldehyde-CoA/alcohol dehydrogenase codes for MATTKTELDVQKQIDLLVSRAQEAQKKFMSYTQEQIDAIVKAMALAGVDKHVELAKMAYEETKMGVYEDKIIKNLFATEYVYHDIKNEKTVGIINENIEENYMEVAEPIGVIAGVTPVTNPTSTTMFKCLISIKTRNPIIFSFHPKAIKCSIAAAKVMYEAALKAGAPEGCISWIETPSIEATQLLMTHPGVSLILATGGAGMVKAAYSSGKPALGVGPGNVPCYIEKSANIKRAVSDLILSKTFDNGVICASEQAVIIDEEIADEVKKLMKEYGCYFLNKDEIKKLEKFAIDEQSCAMSPAVVGQPATKIAEMAGFKVPEGTKILVAEYEGVGPKYPLSREKLSPILACYTVKDYNEGIKKCEEMTEFGGLGHSAVIHSENQDVINEFARRVRTGRLIVNSPSSQGAIGDIYNTNTPSLTLGCGSMGRNSTTDNVSVNNLLNIKRVVIRKDRMKWFKIPPKIYFESGSLQYLCKVKRKKAFIVTDPFMVKLGFVDKVTYQLDKANIDYEIFSEVEPDPSVDTVMNGVKIMNSYNPDLIIAVGGGSAIDAAKGMCLFYEYPDTEFETLRLKFADIRKRAFKFPELGKKALFIAIPTTSGTGSEVTAFAVITDKKRNIKYPLADYELTPDIAIIDPDLTKTVPPSVTADTGMDVLTHAIEAYVSVMASDYTDALAEKAIKIVFEYLPRAYKNGNDEEAREKMHNASCMAGMAFTNAFLGINHSMAHILGGKFHIPHGRANAILLPYVIRYNAEKPTKFVAFPQYEYPKAAERYAEIAKFLGLPASTVEEGVESLIEAIKNLMKELNIPLTLKDAGINKEQFEKEIEEMSDIAFNDQCTGTNPRMPLTKEIAEIYRKAYGA; via the coding sequence ATGGCAACGACAAAAACGGAATTAGACGTTCAGAAGCAGATAGATTTACTTGTATCAAGAGCACAAGAGGCTCAAAAAAAATTCATGTCTTATACACAAGAGCAAATCGACGCAATCGTAAAGGCAATGGCTTTAGCAGGTGTAGACAAACACGTAGAGCTGGCAAAGATGGCATACGAAGAGACAAAAATGGGTGTGTACGAAGATAAGATTATAAAAAATCTCTTTGCCACAGAGTACGTATACCACGACATAAAAAATGAAAAGACTGTAGGAATCATAAACGAAAACATAGAAGAAAACTACATGGAAGTAGCAGAGCCGATAGGCGTAATTGCCGGTGTCACACCTGTCACAAACCCGACATCTACTACGATGTTTAAATGCTTAATATCCATAAAGACGCGAAACCCCATAATATTCAGCTTCCATCCAAAGGCAATAAAGTGCAGCATCGCAGCAGCAAAAGTCATGTACGAAGCTGCATTAAAGGCAGGTGCACCTGAAGGATGCATAAGCTGGATAGAAACGCCATCGATAGAAGCCACACAGCTTCTCATGACACATCCAGGCGTATCTTTAATCCTTGCAACAGGTGGTGCAGGAATGGTAAAAGCAGCATACAGCTCAGGAAAGCCAGCATTAGGCGTAGGTCCTGGCAACGTGCCATGCTACATTGAGAAATCAGCAAACATAAAAAGAGCTGTATCAGACCTCATATTAAGCAAGACATTTGACAATGGAGTAATATGCGCATCAGAGCAGGCTGTAATAATAGATGAAGAAATAGCAGATGAAGTCAAAAAACTTATGAAAGAGTACGGCTGCTACTTCCTAAATAAAGATGAAATCAAGAAGCTTGAAAAATTCGCAATCGACGAGCAAAGCTGTGCTATGAGCCCTGCAGTGGTAGGTCAGCCAGCCACGAAGATTGCCGAGATGGCAGGCTTCAAAGTTCCTGAAGGCACAAAGATATTAGTGGCAGAATACGAAGGAGTAGGTCCAAAATATCCTCTATCAAGGGAGAAACTAAGTCCAATTCTTGCTTGCTACACTGTCAAAGATTACAACGAAGGAATCAAAAAGTGCGAGGAAATGACTGAATTTGGAGGTTTAGGCCACTCCGCTGTAATACACTCTGAAAACCAAGACGTCATAAATGAATTTGCAAGACGAGTCCGCACAGGAAGACTTATCGTAAATTCACCATCATCACAGGGAGCAATAGGAGATATATATAATACAAACACGCCATCACTTACATTAGGCTGCGGTTCTATGGGAAGAAACTCAACAACAGACAATGTAAGTGTCAACAATCTTTTGAATATTAAGCGTGTCGTGATAAGGAAGGATAGAATGAAATGGTTCAAGATTCCACCAAAGATTTACTTTGAAAGCGGGTCACTGCAGTATTTATGCAAGGTCAAAAGGAAAAAGGCCTTTATCGTCACAGATCCATTCATGGTTAAACTTGGCTTCGTAGACAAAGTAACTTATCAATTAGACAAGGCAAACATCGACTACGAAATATTCTCAGAAGTTGAGCCAGATCCATCTGTTGACACAGTCATGAACGGCGTAAAAATAATGAATTCATACAATCCAGACTTAATAATCGCTGTAGGCGGTGGTTCTGCAATAGATGCAGCAAAGGGAATGTGTCTTTTCTACGAATATCCTGACACAGAGTTTGAAACATTGAGGCTTAAATTCGCTGATATAAGAAAGAGAGCATTTAAGTTCCCAGAGCTTGGCAAAAAAGCGCTGTTCATCGCAATACCGACAACAAGCGGTACAGGCTCAGAAGTGACAGCATTTGCCGTAATAACCGACAAAAAGAGAAATATCAAGTACCCACTTGCAGACTATGAACTTACACCTGATATAGCCATAATAGATCCTGACCTTACAAAGACAGTGCCACCATCTGTAACAGCAGATACAGGTATGGATGTGTTGACACACGCCATAGAAGCATACGTGTCAGTGATGGCATCAGACTACACAGATGCGCTGGCAGAAAAGGCCATAAAGATCGTATTTGAGTACCTGCCAAGAGCTTATAAAAACGGCAATGATGAAGAAGCCCGCGAAAAGATGCACAATGCTTCCTGTATGGCTGGTATGGCATTTACAAATGCATTCCTTGGAATAAACCACAGCATGGCACACATACTGGGCGGCAAGTTCCACATACCACACGGAAGAGCAAATGCAATACTTCTGCCATATGTAATAAGATACAATGCAGAAAAGCCTACAAAATTTGTGGCATTCCCACAGTACGAATATCCAAAGGCAGCAGAAAGATATGCAGAAATCGCCAAATTCTTAGGACTGCCTGCATCAACCGTTGAAGAAGGCGTAGAAAGCTTGATCGAAGCTATAAAGAATCTCATGAAAGAGCTTAACATTCCGCTGACTCTAAAAGACGCTGGCATAAACAAAGAACAATTCGAAAAAGAAATCGAAGAAATGTCGGACATCGCCTTCAACGATCAGTGCACAGGAACAAATCCAAGAATGCCTCTCACAAAAGAAATTGCAGAGATCTACAGAAAAGCATACGGTGCATAA